From Enterococcus mediterraneensis:
AAATATTTCATCTTCTATGGTAAAAAGTTCATTTTTTTATTAGCAAAACAATAAACTTACTCACAAAAAGAGCTTTGATTGGGCTGCGAATGCTTTGATAAAGTATAGTAACAGTAAGAAATAGTGAAGTTGTTGGGAAGAACAGCTAGATTGAGGAGGAGTTACGTTGACAAAAAATAAGTCTGAGATACTAACCATGATTTATAACTTGATCATCAATCCCAATACTCGCGAATGGGAGCGCCAGAAACTGATCGAGACTAAAAACAAATTGAAAAACGATCGATTGTTTTGGTCCGAGATTGAAAATTTAGAAGCTGTCTTGCGCCCTTTAGCTATCAGAAATAACCTTACTCCCGACGTCAGTGATTTTTATTTGAAAATCACTGACGATTCTAACGATGTAAAAAACTTTGATTGGTCCAAACACAAAATAACGGATCTCAACTATCAGGAGCAGGCAGTTTTTGCCGGCGGCTGTTTCTGGTGTATGGTACAACCTTTCGAAACCAAACCAGGGATCTTGTCCGTATTATCTGGATACACCGGCGGACACATTCCAAATCCTAGCTATGATCAAGTCAGCAGCGGCACGACAGGACATGTGGAAGCTGTCGAAATTATTTTCGATAAACGGATCATAAGTTATGAAGAGTTGGTGACACTATACTTGCAATTAACTGATCCGACAGACAGCTTCGGACAATTTCAAGATCGCGGCGATCAATATCGGCCGATCATTTTTGTCCAAAATGAAGCGCAGAGACAGATCGCGGAAAAATCCAAAAAAGAATTACAGGAATCAGGTAGATACAGTCAGCCAATCGTAACTGAAATCAAAAAAGCCATCACCTTTTGGCCAGCAGAAAATTATCATCAACAGTTTTATAAAAAACAGCCAAAAAGATATAAACGAATCAAACACCAGCGACAGCAGCTCTTGAATTACCAACGGCTGATGAATAAGTTGCAGAGAACGTTTAGAAGAGGATAAATGTTGTCAGCATACAAATGAGTCTTAATTTAAGATCTATATAAAATATACGAATGAAAAAAATTGAAAACTGCTTTACATTCACTATCTTTCTTATCTAATCCAATATAGATGAAAAAGAAGTATCTATGTGATTATGCTTCGGAGCATAGTTATTAAAAAGGAGGAACATTATGATCAAAGTTGTTTTTACATATAGAACAGCCAAAGAAAATTTACCTGAATTAATGGATAAATTTGCCGAATCCG
This genomic window contains:
- the msrA gene encoding peptide-methionine (S)-S-oxide reductase MsrA; protein product: MIYNLIINPNTREWERQKLIETKNKLKNDRLFWSEIENLEAVLRPLAIRNNLTPDVSDFYLKITDDSNDVKNFDWSKHKITDLNYQEQAVFAGGCFWCMVQPFETKPGILSVLSGYTGGHIPNPSYDQVSSGTTGHVEAVEIIFDKRIISYEELVTLYLQLTDPTDSFGQFQDRGDQYRPIIFVQNEAQRQIAEKSKKELQESGRYSQPIVTEIKKAITFWPAENYHQQFYKKQPKRYKRIKHQRQQLLNYQRLMNKLQRTFRRG